In a genomic window of Mageeibacillus indolicus UPII9-5:
- a CDS encoding DNA gyrase/topoisomerase IV subunit B, producing MARQQQYDNASISSLKGAERVRLRPGVIFGSDSLEGCEHAFFEILSNSIDEAREGYGDVINVHRYADNSIEVEDFGRGIPLDFNPKENRYNWELVYCELYAGGKYNTNNGENYEFSLGLNGLGACATQYASEYFDVQVMRDGYKYSLHFEKGENVGGLSKEPTRFKRTGTIQHFLPDREVFTDIAIPTEYFTETLKRQAVVNNGVHFNFIDDITGEKYEFFYADGVRDYINELDAGRGMLQNPIYFTASGQGQDRADKPMYKVKATVALTFNNEINGMEYYHNSSFLEHGGSPDKAVRSAITGEFDRQAKNMNKYKANESKLTFNDIQDSLLIIISSFSTSTSYENQTKKAINNKFIQDFLTEQLRSNLEIWFIERREEAERVLEQVLINKRSRENAEKQRLSIKKKLMGSVDITNRIKKFVDCRTKDLNRRELYIVEGDSALGSCKLGRDAEFQAIIAVRGKILNCLKADLATIFKSEIITNLIKVLGCGVEIKSKQNKELTAFDLNALRWDKIIICTDADVDGYQIRTLILTMFYRLLPTLLAEGRVYIAESPLFEIVATKGRKEVTHFAYNEKEKAEIIRNLAGYRLNIQRSKGLGENEPEMMWETTMNPQTRRLIQVMPESEDTMQAKFDLLLGDNLTGRKEHIENNGHLYLDQLDIG from the coding sequence ATGGCAAGACAGCAACAGTATGACAATGCAAGTATTTCATCTCTTAAGGGAGCTGAACGGGTAAGATTGCGTCCCGGAGTTATTTTCGGGTCCGACAGCTTGGAAGGTTGTGAACATGCATTTTTTGAGATCCTGTCCAATTCTATTGATGAAGCGCGTGAGGGTTACGGTGACGTGATAAATGTACATCGCTATGCTGATAATTCGATAGAGGTTGAAGATTTCGGCAGGGGCATACCGCTTGATTTTAATCCTAAAGAAAATAGATATAACTGGGAGTTGGTTTATTGTGAGCTTTATGCCGGTGGCAAATACAATACCAATAACGGCGAGAATTATGAATTTAGCTTAGGTTTGAACGGATTAGGAGCTTGTGCTACACAATATGCTTCGGAGTATTTTGATGTCCAAGTTATGCGTGATGGATACAAGTACAGCCTTCACTTTGAAAAGGGTGAGAATGTTGGAGGCCTGAGCAAAGAGCCGACTCGTTTTAAACGTACCGGTACTATACAGCACTTTTTGCCAGATCGTGAGGTGTTCACAGATATTGCTATACCTACCGAATATTTCACCGAAACATTGAAGCGTCAGGCGGTGGTTAATAATGGCGTGCATTTTAATTTTATTGATGACATAACTGGTGAGAAATATGAGTTTTTCTATGCCGACGGTGTGCGCGATTATATTAACGAGTTGGATGCCGGCCGTGGAATGTTGCAAAATCCTATATATTTTACGGCTTCCGGACAGGGGCAGGATCGCGCCGACAAGCCTATGTACAAGGTTAAAGCAACGGTAGCCTTGACTTTCAATAATGAAATTAACGGTATGGAATACTATCACAATTCCAGCTTTTTGGAACACGGCGGTTCTCCAGATAAGGCGGTACGCAGTGCTATTACCGGTGAATTCGATCGTCAGGCCAAAAACATGAATAAGTATAAAGCTAATGAAAGCAAGCTAACTTTCAATGACATTCAGGACAGCCTTTTGATCATCATTAGTTCTTTTTCGACTTCGACAAGTTATGAAAACCAAACTAAAAAAGCGATAAATAACAAGTTTATTCAAGATTTTTTGACAGAACAACTGCGCAGTAATTTGGAAATTTGGTTTATTGAACGGCGCGAAGAGGCTGAACGCGTTCTGGAGCAAGTACTTATAAACAAACGAAGCCGCGAAAATGCTGAGAAACAACGTCTCTCAATAAAGAAAAAATTAATGGGTTCGGTAGATATTACCAACCGCATCAAAAAATTTGTTGACTGTCGCACCAAGGATTTAAATCGGCGTGAGCTTTACATTGTTGAGGGCGATTCCGCTCTTGGATCTTGTAAACTAGGCCGCGATGCCGAATTTCAAGCGATTATTGCGGTGCGAGGCAAAATACTTAACTGTCTTAAAGCTGATTTGGCCACTATTTTTAAAAGTGAGATTATAACTAATCTTATCAAGGTGCTCGGCTGTGGAGTGGAAATAAAAAGTAAGCAGAATAAGGAACTTACGGCTTTTGACTTGAATGCTTTACGCTGGGATAAAATTATAATTTGTACTGATGCCGATGTTGATGGTTATCAAATCCGTACCCTAATTTTAACCATGTTTTATCGTCTACTTCCTACACTGTTAGCCGAGGGTAGAGTTTACATCGCTGAATCTCCGCTTTTTGAAATTGTGGCGACCAAGGGCCGCAAAGAAGTTACTCACTTTGCTTATAACGAAAAAGAAAAGGCTGAAATTATTAGAAATCTGGCCGGTTACCGACTGAATATTCAACGTTCCAAAGGATTGGGTGAAAACGAGCCGGAAATGATGTGGGAAACTACAATGAATCCGCAAACCCGTCGGTTGATTCAGGTAATGCCGGAAAGTGAAGACACAATGCAGGCTAAATTTGACTTGCTTTTAGGTGATAACCTGACAGGTCGTAAAGAACATATTGAAAATAACGGTCATCTTTATTTGGATCAGTTGGATATTGGCTGA
- a CDS encoding DNA gyrase subunit A: MQKVKHTVVEKISDTLEKNYMPYAMSVIVSRAIPEIDGFKPSHRKLLYTMYKMGLLSGSRTKSANVVGQTMKLNPHGDAAIYETMVRLTRGNASLLHPYVDSKGNFGKQYSRDMQFAASRYTEVKLDKICTELFRAIDKDVVTFTPNYDATMQEPTLLPATFPSVLVNANQGIAVGMASNICPFNLREVCSATIAYIKNPDCVIEKYIKGPDFPGGGEFIVDREELAKVFDSGRGTLRLRARYRVDLKNRLIEIYEIPYSTTVEAVLDNLAELVKAGKAKEISDVRDETDLNGLKLTIELKRAAEPEALMNRLFKQTSLQANFACNFNVLIDGRPRVLGVKQLIGEWLNFRRTCVRRETAFDLQEKQAKLHLLEGLNTIMLDIDKAIRIIRETENETDVIPNLCRGFAIDAVQAEYIAEIKLRNLNREYLLKRTADRSELTEEIAQLQNRLASTSLLDAEIIRTLQQVAEKYGQDRRTVLIDAGEITEITGEDLIEDYRLKYFLTAHGYLKKLPLTSLRSAGELKIKDEDEIISEIEAGNRDEIMVFTDQANVYKISGHEIKDCKPSELGEYLPGLLDFAPEEKVIYLHVPGEYVGDFMFAFANGKVARVPVSAYKTKTKRRKLVAAYSDKSPLVGIEFAPENKSYVLISNLSKVLIFDSEQIPAKVTRNNQGVQVMSAKRNSVVNKFSTPEAAGIQDSPYYRTKNLPAIGYYLKEDMVKNRQMTIS, from the coding sequence ATGCAAAAAGTTAAACACACTGTGGTTGAAAAAATAAGTGATACGCTTGAAAAAAATTATATGCCTTATGCGATGAGTGTTATTGTTTCGCGTGCTATTCCTGAGATCGACGGATTTAAGCCATCGCATCGTAAGCTTTTGTACACCATGTATAAGATGGGCTTGCTCAGCGGCAGTCGGACGAAATCCGCCAATGTCGTTGGGCAAACGATGAAGCTTAATCCGCACGGCGATGCTGCTATATATGAAACGATGGTCAGACTTACGCGCGGCAATGCTTCATTGTTGCATCCGTATGTTGATTCCAAGGGAAATTTCGGTAAACAATATTCTCGCGATATGCAGTTTGCTGCTTCACGTTACACCGAGGTAAAGCTAGACAAGATTTGTACTGAGTTGTTTAGAGCGATTGACAAAGACGTGGTTACTTTTACCCCAAACTATGATGCCACGATGCAAGAACCTACTTTGCTTCCGGCAACTTTCCCTTCCGTGTTGGTCAATGCCAATCAGGGTATTGCTGTTGGTATGGCCAGCAATATTTGTCCGTTTAATCTGCGCGAAGTATGTTCTGCCACAATTGCTTACATTAAAAATCCAGACTGTGTGATTGAAAAATACATAAAAGGCCCTGATTTCCCGGGGGGAGGAGAGTTCATTGTCGATCGGGAAGAATTAGCGAAAGTGTTTGACAGCGGGCGCGGAACTTTGCGTTTGCGAGCTCGTTATCGTGTAGATCTAAAGAATCGCTTAATTGAAATTTATGAAATCCCGTATTCAACAACGGTTGAGGCTGTTCTGGATAATTTGGCTGAGCTTGTGAAAGCTGGTAAAGCTAAGGAAATAAGCGATGTGCGCGATGAAACTGACCTTAACGGCTTAAAATTGACCATTGAGCTTAAACGTGCTGCAGAGCCGGAAGCGTTAATGAATCGATTGTTTAAGCAGACATCACTACAAGCTAATTTTGCCTGCAATTTCAATGTTTTAATTGACGGCCGTCCGCGGGTGCTTGGTGTTAAACAATTGATTGGTGAATGGCTTAATTTCCGTCGTACTTGTGTGCGCCGTGAAACGGCGTTTGATTTGCAGGAAAAGCAGGCCAAACTACATTTGCTAGAAGGACTGAATACGATTATGCTTGATATTGATAAAGCTATTCGTATTATTCGTGAAACAGAAAATGAAACGGATGTCATCCCAAATTTATGTCGGGGGTTTGCTATAGATGCTGTTCAGGCTGAATACATCGCCGAGATCAAGCTGCGCAATTTAAACCGCGAATATTTGCTGAAACGAACGGCTGATCGCAGTGAATTAACTGAAGAAATTGCGCAATTGCAAAACCGACTTGCTTCAACGTCTTTGCTTGATGCTGAGATTATCAGGACTTTACAACAAGTGGCAGAAAAATATGGCCAAGATCGGCGAACTGTATTGATTGATGCCGGAGAAATAACGGAAATTACCGGTGAAGATTTAATTGAAGATTACCGTCTAAAATATTTTTTGACTGCTCACGGTTATCTGAAAAAATTACCTTTAACCTCTTTGCGTTCGGCTGGGGAATTAAAAATTAAAGATGAAGACGAAATAATAAGCGAAATTGAAGCGGGAAATAGGGATGAAATAATGGTCTTCACCGACCAGGCCAACGTCTACAAAATTTCTGGTCACGAGATTAAAGACTGCAAACCATCCGAATTGGGGGAATACTTGCCCGGGTTGCTTGATTTTGCTCCTGAAGAAAAAGTTATTTATTTGCATGTACCAGGTGAATATGTCGGAGACTTTATGTTCGCTTTTGCCAACGGAAAAGTTGCCAGGGTTCCGGTCAGTGCCTATAAAACTAAGACTAAGCGCCGTAAACTGGTTGCAGCTTATTCAGATAAATCACCTTTGGTTGGTATAGAATTTGCGCCGGAAAACAAATCATATGTCCTCATTTCTAACCTGAGCAAAGTTTTGATCTTTGACTCCGAGCAAATTCCAGCTAAAGTAACTCGAAATAATCAGGGGGTACAGGTTATGTCGGCTAAGCGTAATTCTGTTGTCAATAAATTTTCGACACCGGAAGCGGCTGGTATTCAGGATTCTCCATATTATCGCACCAAAAATTTGCCGGCTATAGGCTATTATTTAAAGGAAGACATGGTCAAAAATCGCCAAATGACAATTAGCTGA